From a region of the Listeria monocytogenes ATCC 19117 genome:
- a CDS encoding glutathione peroxidase, with translation MNVHDFSEKAMNGKEIALSDYKGKVLLIVNTASKCGLTPQLEGLEAMYKKLGGANFEILGFPCNQFLRQDPGSDEEILEFCQMNYGVTFQMFSKIKVKGKDASPLYKYLTEQTGGKKVEWNFAKFLIDENGEVVERFPSKMKPADFEDKVEALVAKVNN, from the coding sequence ATGAATGTCCATGATTTTTCTGAAAAAGCAATGAATGGCAAAGAAATAGCTTTAAGTGATTATAAAGGTAAGGTATTACTCATCGTGAATACTGCGAGTAAATGTGGCTTAACACCCCAATTAGAAGGTCTCGAAGCAATGTATAAAAAATTGGGTGGCGCTAATTTTGAAATCCTCGGTTTCCCGTGTAACCAGTTTTTGCGACAAGATCCTGGCAGTGATGAGGAAATTTTAGAATTTTGCCAAATGAATTATGGTGTGACTTTCCAAATGTTTTCCAAAATTAAAGTAAAAGGCAAAGATGCCAGCCCACTTTATAAATATTTAACCGAACAAACGGGTGGTAAAAAAGTAGAATGGAACTTTGCGAAATTCTTAATTGATGAAAATGGAGAAGTTGTTGAACGTTTCCCATCTAAAATGAAACCAGCAGATTTTGAGGATAAAGTGGAAGCACTTGTTGCGAAAGTAAATAATTAA
- a CDS encoding LytTR family DNA-binding domain-containing protein: MKFHVKQNNNLAVGEVDVYCHPDNLEEVTNMVIGIEESAEKISVKKDGATYLLEPKAILYFEAVESKIFVYTEKEIYEIHWKLYELEEKFKESSFFRCSKSMILNIEWIEKIAPGFNGKFEAKLLNREKVIISRQYAKVLKQKLNMGGKRK, translated from the coding sequence ATGAAATTCCATGTGAAGCAAAATAATAATTTAGCAGTTGGTGAAGTGGATGTGTATTGCCATCCCGATAATTTAGAAGAAGTAACGAACATGGTAATAGGAATAGAAGAGTCAGCTGAAAAAATCTCAGTCAAAAAGGATGGAGCCACTTATTTACTAGAACCAAAAGCCATTTTATATTTTGAGGCAGTCGAAAGTAAGATTTTTGTTTATACGGAAAAAGAAATTTATGAAATCCATTGGAAATTATATGAACTGGAAGAAAAATTCAAGGAGAGTTCTTTTTTCAGATGTTCGAAATCAATGATCTTAAATATTGAATGGATTGAAAAGATTGCCCCTGGCTTCAACGGTAAATTTGAAGCGAAACTTTTAAATCGAGAAAAAGTAATTATTTCTCGGCAGTACGCGAAGGTTTTAAAGCAAAAATTAAACATGGGAGGTAAGCGGAAATGA
- a CDS encoding DUF3021 family protein, which produces MSTKLIQFIQSACLIFSASIITMICSYIATGESETVAIRDIFIMLGFSIVTTFIQQLLFNNSVKTRRAFYSRLIAFFLFIGAAILGLGWLLDWYHNIAGFMIILGFICVTFLVMHIFFSFRDVKFSNEINQKLAEMRERETK; this is translated from the coding sequence ATGAGTACTAAACTAATTCAATTTATACAATCAGCATGCCTTATTTTTTCTGCCTCTATTATCACGATGATCTGCTCTTACATCGCAACTGGAGAATCAGAAACGGTCGCAATCCGGGATATTTTTATTATGTTAGGTTTTAGTATTGTGACAACATTCATACAGCAATTATTATTTAATAACTCAGTGAAAACGAGACGTGCTTTTTACAGTCGTTTGATTGCTTTCTTCCTCTTTATTGGCGCAGCAATTTTAGGGCTTGGTTGGTTGCTGGATTGGTATCATAACATAGCTGGGTTTATGATTATTTTGGGTTTTATTTGTGTGACTTTCCTTGTAATGCATATTTTCTTCAGCTTCCGTGATGTGAAATTCAGTAATGAAATTAATCAAAAACTAGCAGAAATGCGAGAAAGGGAGACAAAATGA
- a CDS encoding ABC transporter ATP-binding protein: protein MIKLINVVKKFGKIEAVKGINLEVEKGSLFAFLGENGAGKSTTLSMICTESEPTSGEIFIDDEKLTFKNRKLFRQKLGVVFQENVLDDLLTVRENLYNRASLYGKTKAEITERLALVSSIMGIEDILNRRFEKLSGGQKRRAEIARAIMHDPEILLLDEPTTGLDPKTRVSVWKIIDYLREELGMTVFLTTHYLEEAKDADQLAVIHKGKIIAQGTPANIRSRFSVDKIFFYDAKVAELQKIMKKMNLPFKVTNRTMRVDVIDENVEILAILNQAIGFYDSFEVIKGNLDDAFISMIKEDSND, encoded by the coding sequence ATGATAAAATTGATCAATGTAGTTAAAAAATTTGGCAAAATCGAGGCTGTCAAAGGTATTAATTTAGAAGTTGAAAAAGGCTCGTTATTTGCTTTTCTAGGCGAAAATGGTGCGGGTAAATCGACTACGCTTAGCATGATTTGCACAGAAAGCGAACCAACTTCGGGAGAAATTTTCATTGATGATGAAAAATTGACATTTAAAAACCGTAAATTATTTAGACAAAAACTAGGCGTTGTTTTCCAAGAAAATGTGTTGGATGACTTACTCACGGTGCGCGAAAATTTATATAATCGTGCTAGTTTATATGGGAAAACAAAAGCAGAAATTACGGAACGATTAGCGCTAGTTTCTTCTATTATGGGCATTGAGGATATTTTAAATCGGCGTTTTGAAAAATTGTCTGGTGGTCAAAAACGTCGCGCGGAAATTGCTAGGGCAATTATGCATGACCCAGAAATTTTGCTGCTAGATGAGCCAACGACCGGACTGGACCCAAAAACTAGAGTGAGTGTATGGAAAATTATTGATTATTTGCGAGAAGAATTAGGAATGACGGTGTTTTTAACGACACATTATTTAGAAGAAGCCAAAGATGCGGATCAGTTGGCTGTAATCCATAAGGGGAAAATCATCGCGCAAGGGACACCAGCAAACATTAGAAGTCGTTTTTCTGTAGACAAAATTTTCTTTTACGATGCAAAAGTTGCAGAACTTCAAAAAATAATGAAAAAAATGAATTTACCATTTAAAGTGACTAACAGAACGATGCGTGTAGATGTCATAGATGAAAATGTCGAAATATTGGCTATTTTAAATCAGGCTATAGGATTTTACGACTCTTTTGAGGTGATTAAAGGGAACTTAGATGACGCTTTTATTTCGATGATTAAGGAGGACTCCAATGATTAG
- a CDS encoding ABC transporter permease, with protein MISRNLKIYFRDRTAVFMSLLTVLIIIGLYAIFLGNNMEEMFKQASGKTIGIQELVNTWVIAGILSITPVTVSLAVFSLKVHDEELSIARSFAITPASRWRIVISYIVSGLVASFLLSVVTLFVGEMYIWLTGGAFLPFESWIRLIGVILINVFCCSSMMFFIASLVKKASAFSSVSTIVGTVIGFIAGIYLPIGSLPATVQTAMKCFPFTYGASTIREIMTKEPLQQVFAGNTQAMDATKEMIGITIYWSDKTVTTGLSLLILSAFAVVFGVLSVILMKRQTK; from the coding sequence ATGATTAGTCGTAATTTAAAAATTTATTTTCGTGATAGAACAGCTGTATTTATGTCATTACTAACTGTTTTAATTATTATTGGGCTGTATGCGATTTTTTTAGGAAATAATATGGAAGAGATGTTCAAACAGGCTTCTGGAAAAACGATAGGGATTCAAGAATTAGTGAATACTTGGGTGATTGCGGGGATTTTATCCATTACACCTGTGACAGTATCGTTAGCTGTTTTTTCTTTGAAAGTACATGATGAAGAATTAAGTATTGCGAGAAGCTTTGCGATAACACCAGCTTCCAGATGGCGTATTGTTATTAGTTATATTGTTAGTGGACTAGTTGCTTCCTTCTTGTTGTCTGTTGTAACACTTTTTGTTGGAGAAATGTATATTTGGTTGACTGGCGGAGCATTTTTACCTTTTGAGAGCTGGATTCGTTTAATTGGGGTTATTTTAATTAATGTTTTCTGTTGTAGTAGTATGATGTTCTTTATCGCCAGTTTGGTGAAAAAAGCGAGTGCCTTTAGCTCCGTTTCGACGATTGTTGGGACTGTTATTGGTTTTATTGCAGGGATTTATTTACCCATTGGTTCACTTCCGGCTACGGTGCAAACTGCGATGAAATGTTTTCCTTTCACATACGGAGCTTCTACCATTCGAGAAATCATGACGAAAGAGCCATTACAACAAGTTTTTGCAGGTAATACTCAGGCGATGGATGCAACAAAAGAAATGATTGGAATTACGATTTATTGGAGCGATAAAACAGTTACAACAGGGCTTAGTTTACTTATTTTAAGTGCCTTTGCAGTCGTGTTTGGTGTATTATCTGTGATCCTCATGAAACGACAAACAAAATAA